Proteins from a genomic interval of Chionomys nivalis chromosome 7, mChiNiv1.1, whole genome shotgun sequence:
- the Limd2 gene encoding LIM domain-containing protein 2, giving the protein MFQAAGAAQATPSHEAKGSSGSSTVQRSKSFSLRAQVKETCAACQKTVYPMERLVADKLIFHNSCFCCKHCHAKLSLGSYAALHGEFYCKPHFQQLFKSKGNYDEGFGRKQHKELWAHKEVDSGTKTA; this is encoded by the exons ATGTTCCAGGCTGCCGGAGCCGCCCAGGCCACCCCGTCTCAT GAAGCCAAAggcagcagtggcagcagcacGGTGCAGCGCTCCAAG TCCTTTAGCTTACGGGCGCAGGTGAAGGAGACCTGTGCAGCCTGCCAGAAGACTGTGTACCCTATGGAGCGGCTGGTGGCAGACAAGCTCATTTTCCACAACTCTTGCTTCTGTTGCAAACACTGCCACGCCAAACTCAG CTTGGGCAGTTATGCTGCACTGCACGGTGAATTTTACTGCAAACCTCACTTTCAGCAGCTGTTTAAGAGCAAAGGCAACTACGATGAGGGGTTTGGCCGTAAACAGCACAAGGAGCTCTGGGCCCACAAGGAGGTGGACTCAGGCACCAAGACAGCCTGA